A window from Zingiber officinale cultivar Zhangliang chromosome 7A, Zo_v1.1, whole genome shotgun sequence encodes these proteins:
- the LOC122000708 gene encoding probable NOT transcription complex subunit VIP2 isoform X2, producing the protein MMSGLLNSTLNGSTSNLDSSGRPYATSFSGQAATTPGFHPSGALQGLHNIHGSYNLPNMPGSLASRNAAMGGVPSGGVQQPGGNIPSGRFASNNILVALTQMTHGSGVTNRGGINVGNHSFGLGVSPVLGNVGPRLASSMGNIIGGGNMGRNISSGGLSVPGLASRVNLSTNSGSGSLNVQGPNRLISGMLQQANPQMISMLGNSYPTSGGSLSQNQGGNNPLSSMGMLNDVNAADSSPFDMNDFPQLSARPSSAGSQQGQLGATRKQGVGVNSIVQQNQEFSIQNEDFPALPGYKGGSSDFSVDLHQKEQLHESISSLQSQHLPMTRSTGFSIGGSFQPNRQQQQLHSTAASGGGLPFMPGNNQDLRLHGSDFFPSSHVNYHSQIQNSGAPSIGIRQLNSPTPGSGMSAYEQLMQQYQQLQGQSQFRLQQMPDVSQSYRDQNVKSSQGSQIPPDPFGLLGLLSVIRTNDPDLSSLALGIDLTTLGLNLNSTENIHKTFGSPWSDEPAKGEPEYCIPTCYYSKPSPPLHQVYFSKFQISTLFYIFYSMPKDEAQLYAAYELYSRGWFYHKDPQFWFTRVPNSEPLVKTHAYERGSYLCFDPNTWSTILKDHFVLQYEAVEKKPILPSDRL; encoded by the exons CCTTCTG GTGCTCTGCAGGGATTGCATAACATTCATGGAAGCTACAATCTACCAAACATGCCTGGTTCACTTGCATCAAGAAATGCAGCTATGGGTGGTGTCCCTTCAGGAGGTGTTCAACAACCAGGGGGAAACATTCCTAGTGGGCGGTTTGCATCAAACAATATTTTGGTTGCATTGACTCAG aTGACTCATGGCTCTGGTGTTACAAATAGAGGGGGTATTAATGTTGGAAACCATTCTTTTG GTTTGGGTGTATCTCCCGTTTTGGGTAATGTTGGCCCAAGACTTGCAAGTTCTATGGGGAACATCATTGGTGGTGGTAACATGGGAAGAAACATTAGCTCTGGAGGACTATCAGTACCTGGTTTAGCCTCGCGTGTAAACTTATCTACGAATAGCGGATCAGGAAGTCTCAATGTACAAGGACCCAACAGACTAATCAGTGGCATGCTCCAACAGG CTAATCCACAAATGATTAGCATGCTTGGCAACTCATATCCTACATCTGGAGGATCACTATCTCAGAATCAAGGTGGGAACAATCCATTAAGCTCTATGGGAATGTTGAATGATGTTAATGCTGCTGATAGTTCTCCTTTTGATATGAATGATTTCCCTCAATTATCTGCAAGGCCAAGCTCAGCTGGAAGTCAACAAGGGCAACTGG GTGCAACACGTAAGCAAGGAGTTGGTGTCAACTCCATTGTCCAGCAAAATCAAGAATTTAGCATACAAAATGAAGATTTCCCAGCTTTACCAGGATATAAAG GTGGTAGCTCAGATTTTTCTGTGGATTTGCATCAGAAGGAACAACTTCATGAAAGTATTTCTAGCTTGCAGTCACAACATTTACCT ATGACAAGATCTACTGGATTTAGCATAGGAGGGAGTTTCCAACCAAACCGTCAACAACAGCAGTTGCATTCTACGGCAGCCAGTGGTGGTGGGCTTCCTTTTATGCCCGGAAACAATCAAGATCTACGATTACATGGCTCtgatttctttccttcttctcatGTGAATTATCATTCACAG ATACAAAACAGTGGAGCCCCTAGTATTGGAATCAGACAATTGAACTCTCCTACACCCGGTTCTGGTATGAGTGCATATGAGCAGCTGATGCAGCAATATCAACAACTGCAAGGCCAATCTCAATTTCGACTACAGCAAATGCCTGATGTTAGTCAATCCTATAGAGATCAGAATGTAAAGTCATCTCAGGGATCACAAATACCTCCTGATCCATTTGGTTTACTAGGCTTGTTGAGTGTTATTAGGACGAACGATCCCGACCTATCATCTCTTGCATTGGGAATTGATTTGACTACACTAGGACTGAACTTGAACTCTACTGAGAATATTCATAAAACATTTGGTTCTCCATGGTCTGATGAACCTGCAAAGGGGGAGCCAGAGTATTGCATTCCCACGTGTTATTATTCCAAACCTTCTCCACCCCTTCAT CAAGTATATTTCTCGAAATTTCAGATATCAACCCTGTTTTACATTTTCTATAG TATGCCTAAAGATGAAGCTCAACTTTATGCGGCTTATGAACT GTATTCCCGAGGATGGTTCTACCACAAAGATCCACAGTTTTGGTTTACAAGAGTTCCAAACTCAGAGCCTCTTGTGAAGACACATGCATATGAAAGAGGATCATACCTATGTTTTGATCCCAACACATGGAGCACAATTTTGAAG GATCACTTTGTTTTGCAATACGAAGCCGTGGAAAAGAAACCAATACTCCCTTCCGATCGTCTTTAG
- the LOC122000708 gene encoding probable NOT transcription complex subunit VIP2 isoform X1, with product MMSGLLNSTLNGSTSNLDSSGRPYATSFSGQAATTPGFHPSGALQGLHNIHGSYNLPNMPGSLASRNAAMGGVPSGGVQQPGGNIPSGRFASNNILVALTQMTHGSGVTNRGGINVGNHSFGNSNMNGVGSISGISPNSATVNRSSVPGLGVSPVLGNVGPRLASSMGNIIGGGNMGRNISSGGLSVPGLASRVNLSTNSGSGSLNVQGPNRLISGMLQQANPQMISMLGNSYPTSGGSLSQNQGGNNPLSSMGMLNDVNAADSSPFDMNDFPQLSARPSSAGSQQGQLGATRKQGVGVNSIVQQNQEFSIQNEDFPALPGYKGGSSDFSVDLHQKEQLHESISSLQSQHLPMTRSTGFSIGGSFQPNRQQQQLHSTAASGGGLPFMPGNNQDLRLHGSDFFPSSHVNYHSQIQNSGAPSIGIRQLNSPTPGSGMSAYEQLMQQYQQLQGQSQFRLQQMPDVSQSYRDQNVKSSQGSQIPPDPFGLLGLLSVIRTNDPDLSSLALGIDLTTLGLNLNSTENIHKTFGSPWSDEPAKGEPEYCIPTCYYSKPSPPLHQVYFSKFQISTLFYIFYSMPKDEAQLYAAYELYSRGWFYHKDPQFWFTRVPNSEPLVKTHAYERGSYLCFDPNTWSTILKDHFVLQYEAVEKKPILPSDRL from the exons CCTTCTG GTGCTCTGCAGGGATTGCATAACATTCATGGAAGCTACAATCTACCAAACATGCCTGGTTCACTTGCATCAAGAAATGCAGCTATGGGTGGTGTCCCTTCAGGAGGTGTTCAACAACCAGGGGGAAACATTCCTAGTGGGCGGTTTGCATCAAACAATATTTTGGTTGCATTGACTCAG aTGACTCATGGCTCTGGTGTTACAAATAGAGGGGGTATTAATGTTGGAAACCATTCTTTTGGTAATAGTAATATGAATGGAGTTGGGTCTATTTCTGGCATTTCTCCAAATTCGGCTACTGTCAACCGTAGTTCTGTTCCAGGTTTGGGTGTATCTCCCGTTTTGGGTAATGTTGGCCCAAGACTTGCAAGTTCTATGGGGAACATCATTGGTGGTGGTAACATGGGAAGAAACATTAGCTCTGGAGGACTATCAGTACCTGGTTTAGCCTCGCGTGTAAACTTATCTACGAATAGCGGATCAGGAAGTCTCAATGTACAAGGACCCAACAGACTAATCAGTGGCATGCTCCAACAGG CTAATCCACAAATGATTAGCATGCTTGGCAACTCATATCCTACATCTGGAGGATCACTATCTCAGAATCAAGGTGGGAACAATCCATTAAGCTCTATGGGAATGTTGAATGATGTTAATGCTGCTGATAGTTCTCCTTTTGATATGAATGATTTCCCTCAATTATCTGCAAGGCCAAGCTCAGCTGGAAGTCAACAAGGGCAACTGG GTGCAACACGTAAGCAAGGAGTTGGTGTCAACTCCATTGTCCAGCAAAATCAAGAATTTAGCATACAAAATGAAGATTTCCCAGCTTTACCAGGATATAAAG GTGGTAGCTCAGATTTTTCTGTGGATTTGCATCAGAAGGAACAACTTCATGAAAGTATTTCTAGCTTGCAGTCACAACATTTACCT ATGACAAGATCTACTGGATTTAGCATAGGAGGGAGTTTCCAACCAAACCGTCAACAACAGCAGTTGCATTCTACGGCAGCCAGTGGTGGTGGGCTTCCTTTTATGCCCGGAAACAATCAAGATCTACGATTACATGGCTCtgatttctttccttcttctcatGTGAATTATCATTCACAG ATACAAAACAGTGGAGCCCCTAGTATTGGAATCAGACAATTGAACTCTCCTACACCCGGTTCTGGTATGAGTGCATATGAGCAGCTGATGCAGCAATATCAACAACTGCAAGGCCAATCTCAATTTCGACTACAGCAAATGCCTGATGTTAGTCAATCCTATAGAGATCAGAATGTAAAGTCATCTCAGGGATCACAAATACCTCCTGATCCATTTGGTTTACTAGGCTTGTTGAGTGTTATTAGGACGAACGATCCCGACCTATCATCTCTTGCATTGGGAATTGATTTGACTACACTAGGACTGAACTTGAACTCTACTGAGAATATTCATAAAACATTTGGTTCTCCATGGTCTGATGAACCTGCAAAGGGGGAGCCAGAGTATTGCATTCCCACGTGTTATTATTCCAAACCTTCTCCACCCCTTCAT CAAGTATATTTCTCGAAATTTCAGATATCAACCCTGTTTTACATTTTCTATAG TATGCCTAAAGATGAAGCTCAACTTTATGCGGCTTATGAACT GTATTCCCGAGGATGGTTCTACCACAAAGATCCACAGTTTTGGTTTACAAGAGTTCCAAACTCAGAGCCTCTTGTGAAGACACATGCATATGAAAGAGGATCATACCTATGTTTTGATCCCAACACATGGAGCACAATTTTGAAG GATCACTTTGTTTTGCAATACGAAGCCGTGGAAAAGAAACCAATACTCCCTTCCGATCGTCTTTAG
- the LOC122000708 gene encoding probable NOT transcription complex subunit VIP2 isoform X3, producing the protein MPGSLASRNAAMGGVPSGGVQQPGGNIPSGRFASNNILVALTQMTHGSGVTNRGGINVGNHSFGNSNMNGVGSISGISPNSATVNRSSVPGLGVSPVLGNVGPRLASSMGNIIGGGNMGRNISSGGLSVPGLASRVNLSTNSGSGSLNVQGPNRLISGMLQQANPQMISMLGNSYPTSGGSLSQNQGGNNPLSSMGMLNDVNAADSSPFDMNDFPQLSARPSSAGSQQGQLGATRKQGVGVNSIVQQNQEFSIQNEDFPALPGYKGGSSDFSVDLHQKEQLHESISSLQSQHLPMTRSTGFSIGGSFQPNRQQQQLHSTAASGGGLPFMPGNNQDLRLHGSDFFPSSHVNYHSQIQNSGAPSIGIRQLNSPTPGSGMSAYEQLMQQYQQLQGQSQFRLQQMPDVSQSYRDQNVKSSQGSQIPPDPFGLLGLLSVIRTNDPDLSSLALGIDLTTLGLNLNSTENIHKTFGSPWSDEPAKGEPEYCIPTCYYSKPSPPLHQVYFSKFQISTLFYIFYSMPKDEAQLYAAYELYSRGWFYHKDPQFWFTRVPNSEPLVKTHAYERGSYLCFDPNTWSTILKDHFVLQYEAVEKKPILPSDRL; encoded by the exons ATGCCTGGTTCACTTGCATCAAGAAATGCAGCTATGGGTGGTGTCCCTTCAGGAGGTGTTCAACAACCAGGGGGAAACATTCCTAGTGGGCGGTTTGCATCAAACAATATTTTGGTTGCATTGACTCAG aTGACTCATGGCTCTGGTGTTACAAATAGAGGGGGTATTAATGTTGGAAACCATTCTTTTGGTAATAGTAATATGAATGGAGTTGGGTCTATTTCTGGCATTTCTCCAAATTCGGCTACTGTCAACCGTAGTTCTGTTCCAGGTTTGGGTGTATCTCCCGTTTTGGGTAATGTTGGCCCAAGACTTGCAAGTTCTATGGGGAACATCATTGGTGGTGGTAACATGGGAAGAAACATTAGCTCTGGAGGACTATCAGTACCTGGTTTAGCCTCGCGTGTAAACTTATCTACGAATAGCGGATCAGGAAGTCTCAATGTACAAGGACCCAACAGACTAATCAGTGGCATGCTCCAACAGG CTAATCCACAAATGATTAGCATGCTTGGCAACTCATATCCTACATCTGGAGGATCACTATCTCAGAATCAAGGTGGGAACAATCCATTAAGCTCTATGGGAATGTTGAATGATGTTAATGCTGCTGATAGTTCTCCTTTTGATATGAATGATTTCCCTCAATTATCTGCAAGGCCAAGCTCAGCTGGAAGTCAACAAGGGCAACTGG GTGCAACACGTAAGCAAGGAGTTGGTGTCAACTCCATTGTCCAGCAAAATCAAGAATTTAGCATACAAAATGAAGATTTCCCAGCTTTACCAGGATATAAAG GTGGTAGCTCAGATTTTTCTGTGGATTTGCATCAGAAGGAACAACTTCATGAAAGTATTTCTAGCTTGCAGTCACAACATTTACCT ATGACAAGATCTACTGGATTTAGCATAGGAGGGAGTTTCCAACCAAACCGTCAACAACAGCAGTTGCATTCTACGGCAGCCAGTGGTGGTGGGCTTCCTTTTATGCCCGGAAACAATCAAGATCTACGATTACATGGCTCtgatttctttccttcttctcatGTGAATTATCATTCACAG ATACAAAACAGTGGAGCCCCTAGTATTGGAATCAGACAATTGAACTCTCCTACACCCGGTTCTGGTATGAGTGCATATGAGCAGCTGATGCAGCAATATCAACAACTGCAAGGCCAATCTCAATTTCGACTACAGCAAATGCCTGATGTTAGTCAATCCTATAGAGATCAGAATGTAAAGTCATCTCAGGGATCACAAATACCTCCTGATCCATTTGGTTTACTAGGCTTGTTGAGTGTTATTAGGACGAACGATCCCGACCTATCATCTCTTGCATTGGGAATTGATTTGACTACACTAGGACTGAACTTGAACTCTACTGAGAATATTCATAAAACATTTGGTTCTCCATGGTCTGATGAACCTGCAAAGGGGGAGCCAGAGTATTGCATTCCCACGTGTTATTATTCCAAACCTTCTCCACCCCTTCAT CAAGTATATTTCTCGAAATTTCAGATATCAACCCTGTTTTACATTTTCTATAG TATGCCTAAAGATGAAGCTCAACTTTATGCGGCTTATGAACT GTATTCCCGAGGATGGTTCTACCACAAAGATCCACAGTTTTGGTTTACAAGAGTTCCAAACTCAGAGCCTCTTGTGAAGACACATGCATATGAAAGAGGATCATACCTATGTTTTGATCCCAACACATGGAGCACAATTTTGAAG GATCACTTTGTTTTGCAATACGAAGCCGTGGAAAAGAAACCAATACTCCCTTCCGATCGTCTTTAG